ACTCGGGATCTAGATACCCAAAGCTTCCCTTGACGACAGTGCTAACATGGGCCTTAGACACGCCGGTGGGTCCCGTTTTGGACAACCCGAAATCAGACACCTTGGGTACCCATTCCTCATCTAGTAAGATATTTGTGGTTTTCACGTCACGATGAATGATCGTTTGTTTCGCACCTGTATGTAGGTAGCTCAAACCTCGTGCTGCACCGATGCAAATCTGAAGACGATGCTTCCATGAGAGAGGAGGATTATTAGACTTGTAGAGATGGTCACGTAGGGTTCCGCGGGCCATATAATCGTAGACCAGAATCATCTCTATACCATCGTTACAATATccaatcaaagaaacaagatgCAGATGGCGGAGTTGTGAGAGCAGCTCAATCTCGGTCTCGAACTCGAGTACTCCCTGTTGAGAACCTGGGACCAAACGCTTGATCGCCACTGGGTGGTCCCCACCGTCTATATAGCCTTTGTAAACGTTACCAAACCCCCCAACACCAATAATGAAAGTGTCCTCGAAGTTGTTGGTGGCTGCCTTAATCTCCGCCAATGAAAAGTATCGACTCAGCGCAGATGGTAGAGACGACTTGCGGGTCTTTGTTGACTTGGTCGTAGTGAACGAAAATGGAGCCCACCACGAGGTCCCATCACTGGAGCCAGAGTCCTTGACTCTCTTCCCCCTCCGGAGAATCAAGAAGCCGAGAATTGAGAGAAGAATAAATCCGGCGACTCCACCAGCGGCGGCAGCAAATATTGTTGTTCGATTCCTTTTCGAGCCTTTTGCCTGTGCTGGTGGAGCAATTATTGGAGGGTTCGGTGGAAGTGGATCGGGGTTGGGTGCTGCAAGATTGCCGTTGTCGCTTACTTTAAAGATTTCGACGCCGTTCAAGATTGCATCCTGGTATGCAGTCCGCCACCTTTGCGGTTCCGCTCCTATTGCGACATAGAGATTCACTTTCTTCTCGGTTCCTTGACGCATCGAAACGGCGTAGTCTCTATACACGGGCACACCATTTCCACCACTCCACAAAATCACGTCGGCTGCTTCTTCGGCGGTTTGATTTGCTATAAAAATATGGAATCTTCTGTCTGATGCGTCAATAATTTCGGGTTGAAACTCGCAGAAATGCAGCCTAATGAGGTAATCAAACCCAGAATCTACGGGGAATTGCCAGGTGAGATTGTAGCTCAGGTTGATAGTCGAGTTAGTCCCCAGGGTTCTGGCAGTGCGATAGACAGCTTCTGGTGCGGTGTACTGGGGTATGGCGATAAAATTCAGTTTGATGGTATCGTTGAACGGTAAGAATAACATTCTATGTTCTTTTAAGTAACTGAAGTCGTCTTGCCATTCCCGGAACATTCCGGTGTCATTAGCGGATGAGATGGTTTGCCCTCCAACGTTTAATCTGTATACCATCTCGAGAGAAGTGCTGTTCTCGATGCGGTAGTAGTTCTGCTGGCCGATATATTCAAACCCTTGACCGTCAATAGGAGTGTAATAGAGATTAGTAGGCATCGACAAGATTTCGATTCCGTTGATAAAAGCATAGGAGTTAGAAACGTTCGGAGATGGAGTGAAGGTTATGTTCAACCTCTGATCTTCTTCGATATTGACACAATATTCTCTGGATATGGCACCTTTAGAATCGGCATCGGCATCTGCGTTAAGTGAAGCGTTGAAGTTGCTAAGAAGGGTAAAAACACCAACTTTGACAGAGAAGAGGGCATTAGAGCGGTCGAAGTTGGAGTAGGAAGCGGGGTAAAAGTATAGTCGAACGAATTTTTGGCCCGCAGTGACGGGGAATACGTAGGTGAACGGGGCTAGAGATAGCCGTGCATCGGTAAAAGGCACTTGGGCGACATTCGGCGCTTGTTTAAGCGTGCTGGTAAGAGATGACTGGCTTTGTGATTGTGAGTgaatgagaaattttgaat
The genomic region above belongs to Carya illinoinensis cultivar Pawnee chromosome 4, C.illinoinensisPawnee_v1, whole genome shotgun sequence and contains:
- the LOC122307689 gene encoding receptor-like protein kinase FERONIA, which encodes MRTRPLLPCFAPLCLVVILLHHMTTTVAANSPYPYTPVDQILLNCGSSGNSTASDTRIWIGDVNSKFLIHSQSQSQSSLTSTLKQAPNVAQVPFTDARLSLAPFTYVFPVTAGQKFVRLYFYPASYSNFDRSNALFSVKVGVFTLLSNFNASLNADADADSKGAISREYCVNIEEDQRLNITFTPSPNVSNSYAFINGIEILSMPTNLYYTPIDGQGFEYIGQQNYYRIENSTSLEMVYRLNVGGQTISSANDTGMFREWQDDFSYLKEHRMLFLPFNDTIKLNFIAIPQYTAPEAVYRTARTLGTNSTINLSYNLTWQFPVDSGFDYLIRLHFCEFQPEIIDASDRRFHIFIANQTAEEAADVILWSGGNGVPVYRDYAVSMRQGTEKKVNLYVAIGAEPQRWRTAYQDAILNGVEIFKVSDNGNLAAPNPDPLPPNPPIIAPPAQAKGSKRNRTTIFAAAAGGVAGFILLSILGFLILRRGKRVKDSGSSDGTSWWAPFSFTTTKSTKTRKSSLPSALSRYFSLAEIKAATNNFEDTFIIGVGGFGNVYKGYIDGGDHPVAIKRLVPGSQQGVLEFETEIELLSQLRHLHLVSLIGYCNDGIEMILVYDYMARGTLRDHLYKSNNPPLSWKHRLQICIGAARGLSYLHTGAKQTIIHRDVKTTNILLDEEWVPKVSDFGLSKTGPTGVSKAHVSTVVKGSFGYLDPEYYRRQQLTEKSDVYSFGVVLCEVLSARPPILKTAEKKQVSLAEWARQSSRHGKFDQIVDPTLKGQIATACLNKFGEVAVSCLHDSGVERPSMNDVVWGLEFALQLQESIEKVGKHDDHVVELEMNGAEKALLPQSKSDDSNNMFSSSGGQVSSIYSSSEVTMTSSADQSFSSTNKESDRLVSTGAVFSEIMNPQGR